In one Micromonospora polyrhachis genomic region, the following are encoded:
- a CDS encoding carboxylesterase/lipase family protein, producing the protein MRTTSTGWRPRRVAAALGLGLAFTGLLATAAPATAARTATDPSVVNTTHGKVRGTVSPGLRTFEGIPYAAPPVDELRWTSPQPATAWTGVRDATAPGPACAQPVGLAIGVPSNNEDCLYLNVTAPTKTKAKAKAKQPVIVWIHGGSMMYGTGDMYGPDRLAAEGAVVVSMNYRLGVFSFLTDRVLDGPKATYGSGSFGLEDQQAALRWVRENIAAFGGDPRNVTIMGQSGGGYAVCDHLASPVSAGLFNRAIIQSAACATDGSSSRTRAEAEADSDDVIKLDECADASDLPACLRTVDVEVLLAKYGQWEDGELKEPRPVTGTKLLPLSPAEAIRTGRFNRVPVLVGVNHDEENGMVGAQELAPDGAPMAPEAYEPAIRAQFGTDADAVLRQYPLHRFGSAGEALAAVKTDAKWSTPTLDTARLLSRWTTTRMYEFAEKDTPWFEGMDYPSFPMNAQHMAELAYLFDLDLFQDLTDEQAKLRTRMISTWVRFAAVGNPNGGGERAWPQFRGETPSGWYVQSLTAGPWQSTAFAQDHGYSFWKSLAA; encoded by the coding sequence ATGAGGACCACCTCCACCGGCTGGCGTCCGAGGCGGGTCGCCGCGGCTCTGGGCCTCGGACTCGCGTTCACCGGGCTGCTCGCCACAGCCGCCCCGGCAACGGCCGCCCGGACCGCAACCGACCCCTCGGTGGTCAACACCACACACGGCAAGGTGCGCGGCACGGTCAGCCCCGGCCTCCGCACGTTCGAGGGCATCCCGTACGCCGCGCCGCCCGTCGACGAACTGCGCTGGACCTCACCCCAACCCGCAACGGCCTGGACCGGCGTACGCGATGCCACGGCACCTGGTCCGGCCTGCGCACAACCCGTCGGTCTGGCGATCGGGGTGCCCAGCAACAACGAGGACTGCCTGTACCTCAATGTCACCGCGCCAACCAAGACCAAGGCCAAGGCCAAGGCCAAGCAGCCGGTGATCGTCTGGATCCACGGCGGCAGCATGATGTACGGCACCGGCGACATGTACGGTCCGGATCGGCTCGCCGCCGAGGGTGCCGTCGTCGTGTCGATGAACTACCGGCTGGGCGTGTTCAGCTTCCTGACCGACCGCGTCCTCGACGGCCCGAAGGCCACCTACGGCTCCGGGAGTTTCGGCCTGGAGGACCAGCAGGCCGCGCTGCGGTGGGTACGCGAGAACATCGCCGCCTTCGGCGGTGACCCTCGAAACGTAACGATCATGGGTCAGTCCGGTGGTGGATACGCCGTCTGCGACCACCTCGCGTCGCCGGTATCGGCCGGGCTGTTCAACCGGGCGATCATCCAGAGCGCGGCGTGCGCCACGGATGGCTCCAGCTCCCGTACCCGGGCGGAGGCCGAGGCCGACAGCGATGACGTGATCAAGTTGGACGAATGCGCTGACGCGTCCGATCTGCCGGCCTGCCTGCGGACGGTCGACGTGGAGGTACTACTGGCGAAGTACGGGCAGTGGGAGGACGGGGAATTGAAGGAGCCCCGCCCGGTGACCGGCACCAAACTGCTCCCCCTGTCCCCGGCGGAGGCAATACGTACCGGGCGGTTCAACCGGGTGCCGGTTCTCGTCGGGGTGAACCACGACGAGGAGAACGGGATGGTCGGCGCCCAGGAACTGGCGCCGGACGGCGCGCCCATGGCGCCAGAGGCATACGAGCCAGCCATCCGCGCACAGTTCGGCACCGATGCGGACGCGGTGTTGCGGCAGTACCCGTTGCACAGGTTCGGGTCGGCCGGGGAAGCACTGGCGGCCGTCAAGACCGACGCGAAATGGTCGACGCCGACCCTGGACACCGCACGACTGTTGTCCCGGTGGACGACCACCCGGATGTACGAGTTCGCCGAGAAGGACACCCCCTGGTTCGAGGGAATGGACTACCCCAGCTTCCCGATGAACGCCCAGCACATGGCGGAGTTGGCCTACCTGTTCGACCTGGACCTCTTCCAGGACCTGACGGATGAGCAGGCGAAGCTCAGGACCCGGATGATCTCGACCTGGGTGCGGTTCGCCGCCGTCGGCAACCCGAACGGTGGGGGCGAGAGGGCCTGGCCGCAGTTCCGGGGCGAGACCCCGTCCGGCTGGTACGTCCAGAGCCTGACCGCGGGCCCCTGGCAGTCGACGGCGTTCGCACAGGACCACGGCTATTCGTTCTGGAAGTCGCTGGCGGCGTGA
- a CDS encoding 1-acyl-sn-glycerol-3-phosphate acyltransferase yields MPLPPRWLRRILIAPGVVLLAFLLVTTLPVWLFIAAAASPLVPGYLRPLRVLWMACVYLVWDAAALMALFGLWVASGFGWKIQSPRFQRAHYVLTGWFLKILFWQARWTLRLRIDIVGTDPDTALPGRPELVLCRHAGPGDSFILIHALVNWFDREPRIVLKDTLQWDPAVDVLLNRLPNRFVAPGREPGETMTEQIRHLATGLDDDDVFVIFPEGGNFTPRRRLRAIERLRSRGLEQMAVRAEAMRHVLAPQPGGLLAALEAAPEAGIIFVAHTGLDRMLTVTDVWRELPMDKRIVMRFWSVPAEEVPTERQERIDWLYDWWARIDEWIEANRVSDDRG; encoded by the coding sequence ATGCCGCTGCCGCCGAGGTGGTTGCGCCGGATACTGATCGCACCCGGCGTGGTGTTGCTCGCGTTCCTGCTCGTCACGACCCTGCCGGTGTGGCTGTTCATCGCCGCGGCGGCTTCCCCACTGGTGCCCGGTTACCTACGCCCGCTGCGGGTGCTCTGGATGGCCTGCGTCTATCTGGTCTGGGACGCTGCCGCGCTGATGGCGCTCTTCGGGCTCTGGGTCGCCTCGGGCTTCGGCTGGAAGATCCAGTCGCCCCGATTCCAGCGGGCCCACTACGTGCTGACCGGCTGGTTCCTCAAGATTCTCTTCTGGCAGGCCCGCTGGACGTTGCGGTTGCGGATCGACATCGTCGGCACCGATCCCGACACCGCGCTACCCGGCCGCCCCGAGCTGGTGCTCTGCCGGCACGCCGGACCGGGTGATTCGTTCATCCTGATCCACGCCCTGGTCAACTGGTTCGACCGCGAGCCGCGCATCGTCCTCAAGGACACCCTGCAGTGGGACCCGGCCGTCGACGTGCTGCTCAACCGGCTACCCAACCGGTTCGTCGCGCCCGGCCGCGAGCCGGGGGAGACGATGACCGAGCAGATCCGCCACCTGGCTACCGGCCTGGACGACGACGACGTCTTCGTGATCTTTCCCGAGGGTGGCAACTTCACGCCGCGTCGCCGGCTGCGGGCCATCGAACGGCTGCGGTCCCGAGGGCTGGAGCAGATGGCGGTACGCGCCGAGGCGATGCGGCACGTACTCGCCCCGCAGCCCGGCGGGCTGCTGGCGGCGCTGGAGGCCGCCCCCGAGGCGGGGATCATTTTCGTCGCGCACACCGGATTGGACCGGATGCTCACCGTCACCGACGTGTGGCGGGAACTCCCGATGGACAAGCGGATCGTGATGCGCTTCTGGTCGGTGCCAGCCGAGGAGGTGCCGACCGAGCGACAGGAACGCATCGACTGGCTCTACGACTGGTGGGCGCGCATCGACGAGTGGATCGAGGCCAACCGGGTGTCCGACGACCGAGGCTGA
- a CDS encoding patatin-like phospholipase family protein, translating into MVNGPVAFVLGGGGVLGAVEVGMLRALFRAGIQPDLVLGTSIGAVNGALVAADPTEGVTDRLVRLWASPEASEVYGDSVARQLRRFAARTHLHSPRPLRRLLERELGEETTFADLRVPFHCCAASIERAAEHWFTSGPVVDAVLASASVPGLLPPTEIDGEHFIDGGVVNSIPIGEAVSNGAKQIFVLQVGRIERPLSPPRRPWEIAQVAFEIARRHRFAREMAALPDDVDVHVLPTGGLNPRDDSPWAYRDMAAVGRRISRAYTASRRYLASHVDDS; encoded by the coding sequence ATGGTCAACGGCCCGGTGGCGTTCGTGCTCGGTGGTGGCGGCGTACTCGGCGCGGTCGAGGTCGGCATGCTGCGGGCACTGTTCCGCGCCGGGATCCAGCCCGATCTTGTCCTCGGTACGTCGATCGGTGCGGTGAACGGGGCACTGGTCGCCGCCGACCCGACCGAGGGGGTCACCGACCGGCTGGTCCGGCTCTGGGCCTCGCCGGAGGCGAGCGAGGTGTACGGCGATTCGGTCGCCCGGCAACTGCGCCGGTTCGCCGCCCGTACCCACCTGCACTCGCCGCGTCCACTGCGCCGGTTGCTGGAACGCGAACTCGGCGAGGAGACCACCTTCGCCGACCTGCGGGTGCCGTTCCACTGCTGCGCGGCCAGCATCGAGCGGGCCGCCGAACACTGGTTCACCTCCGGCCCGGTGGTGGACGCGGTGCTCGCCTCGGCGTCGGTGCCGGGCCTGCTGCCACCGACAGAGATCGACGGCGAGCACTTCATCGACGGTGGGGTGGTCAACTCGATCCCGATCGGGGAGGCGGTGAGCAACGGTGCCAAGCAGATCTTCGTACTCCAGGTGGGCCGGATCGAGCGGCCGTTGAGCCCGCCCCGGCGGCCCTGGGAGATCGCTCAGGTGGCGTTCGAGATCGCCCGCCGGCATCGGTTCGCCCGGGAGATGGCGGCGCTACCCGATGATGTGGATGTGCATGTACTTCCGACCGGCGGACTGAATCCTCGCGACGACAGCCCGTGGGCGTACCGGGACATGGCGGCCGTGGGACGGCGGATCAGCCGCGCCTACACCGCGTCCCGGCGCTACCTGGCGTCTCATGTGGACGATTCCTGA
- a CDS encoding serine/threonine-protein kinase, translating to MTALHAGELLTRRYRLIDRIGAGGMSVVWRARDEVLDRLVAVKILTAALAADARFRDLVREEARAAAQLVHPGVTAVHDYGEVVAPDGTVTAFVVMELLVGEELAARLVAGPLPWPEAVRICAEVADALAAAHRLGIVHRDVTPANVMLTSTGAKVLDFGIATWAGTPDDDEDGTTFGTPAYVAPERLDGLPAQPATDVYALGVLLYETLTGRVPFPATTWDDLTGVPTTATMPPLTGVPDLPAAVADLCRRCLARSTADRPSARQTRDILRDQAREGPRDQIREDPSDQIREGLRQRHQPGIPHRRLAPKRAVGVVAAAVLGLVAVTVGVLVTTSPPREHTEQALPPPSPVTAPTTAPVASSSAGNQPAQPATVVPDVSPTGAAPPQVAAAELVAQLHRIIDDGVSAGAIRDDVGIDLRNHVRHLLPISPTEPADLTRPVAEIRDKIAVRVAEGTITTAHARQLDTTLAHLASM from the coding sequence ATGACAGCGCTGCACGCGGGTGAGCTGCTGACCCGCAGATACCGCCTCATCGATCGAATTGGTGCCGGCGGCATGTCGGTGGTCTGGCGGGCCCGTGACGAGGTGCTCGACCGGTTGGTGGCCGTGAAGATCCTCACTGCCGCCCTCGCCGCCGACGCCCGCTTCCGTGACCTGGTACGGGAGGAGGCCCGCGCCGCCGCGCAGCTCGTACACCCGGGGGTGACCGCGGTGCACGACTACGGTGAGGTGGTCGCCCCCGACGGCACGGTCACCGCCTTCGTGGTGATGGAACTGCTCGTCGGGGAGGAGCTGGCTGCCAGGCTGGTCGCCGGGCCACTGCCCTGGCCGGAGGCGGTACGGATCTGCGCCGAGGTGGCGGACGCACTCGCCGCCGCCCACCGGCTGGGCATCGTGCACCGGGACGTCACCCCGGCCAACGTCATGTTGACGTCAACCGGCGCAAAGGTCCTCGACTTCGGCATCGCCACCTGGGCGGGCACCCCGGACGACGACGAGGACGGCACGACCTTCGGCACCCCGGCCTACGTCGCACCGGAACGCCTCGACGGCCTCCCCGCCCAACCGGCCACCGACGTCTACGCCCTGGGGGTGCTGCTCTACGAGACGCTGACCGGTCGGGTACCGTTCCCGGCCACCACCTGGGACGACCTGACCGGTGTACCGACCACGGCCACGATGCCGCCGCTGACCGGCGTACCGGACCTGCCCGCCGCGGTAGCCGACCTCTGTCGGCGCTGCCTGGCCCGGTCAACGGCCGACCGGCCGAGCGCCCGGCAGACCCGGGACATCCTGCGCGACCAGGCCAGGGAGGGCCCGCGCGACCAGATCCGGGAGGACCCGAGCGACCAGATCCGGGAGGGACTTCGACAGCGGCACCAACCCGGCATCCCCCATCGTCGGCTGGCACCGAAGAGGGCCGTCGGCGTCGTCGCCGCCGCCGTACTGGGCCTCGTCGCGGTGACGGTCGGCGTGCTCGTCACGACATCGCCGCCCCGGGAACACACCGAACAGGCACTGCCACCTCCGTCACCGGTGACAGCCCCGACCACCGCACCGGTCGCGTCGTCCTCCGCCGGCAACCAGCCGGCGCAGCCCGCCACCGTCGTACCCGATGTGTCGCCGACCGGAGCCGCACCACCACAGGTGGCGGCGGCCGAACTGGTGGCCCAGTTGCATCGGATCATCGACGACGGGGTCTCCGCCGGGGCGATCCGGGACGACGTCGGCATCGACCTGCGCAACCACGTACGACACCTGTTGCCGATCTCGCCCACCGAGCCAGCCGACCTGACCCGCCCGGTCGCGGAGATCCGGGACAAGATCGCGGTACGGGTGGCCGAGGGCACGATCACCACCGCTCACGCCCGACAGCTCGACACCACCCTCGCCCACCTCGCCTCGATGTAA
- a CDS encoding SCO7613 C-terminal domain-containing membrane protein has product MQPPHPSGPPPTGSRSVTGGPPPTGGPPPTGGPPPTGGPPPTGGPPPTGGLPASSGSRVVPTSGLPASSGSYPCPVCGATANLTAGCPGCGRTPDPVAAEVIRINGEIAGLVGRVEQARQAYLTLAATLRDHQRRRNELAARVRVASYVDRSARTSPPTSARTPIPSAAPTPVASVTGATGETGGVRPETSTRTVQNLLFILGGLLLGTAAIVFTAVAWATVGVTGRAVILAAVTLLVLAAPPLAKHRGLTATGETFAAVGLLLVLLDGYAAWSVDLFGVAGWPGLRYPTLVATLGTVIAAGYGASTRLAAPWFAALLMVQPVPVLLAVDAHLGAAGWSLTLAGLAALNLAVVRLVRGDAVALAGRVTAWVAYGSALLGAAGCGLVALFVSDPPILAGGPLLLAALLLVTGALVGRGVVFPAVAVGLLVVVLAAAAVRPVVELPGSPLLPAALVVMAIALLVAGAVSAVPAAGVASAVPAAGVVSAVPAAGVVSAVPAAGGSLPVGPVPSANGSMLVRMGLGARIGGLVTVGALWIPVGITVLVVMAATVLRSMPMWRGDLDAAVPLDWRAPVSVGLAVGALALLLPRTARTARIGTAIGGTGLVVLAVPAAGPVWWLVPVMDLTVTVGLLMATGGGRFLPRCPVAVRVTAALTGALLTGHALLVGLARPASATAVLAGILVIGIAVAVTASVDSAVERAIGGTALAIGLLAGPAALTVGLFAAGVGPAGQARGGTVAVALLVGALVAVRRWRPGQLPYATVALALAVLVPGLSPAVERAGEPRAVYVSILVGLVAVGLVLVQPIQRAVPLLLSAGLLLLTGAILLAPAVGAVLVGPYAWLGGIWSGVPSGVGLMPIGGPSEELVRRADAPAGIALAILTIAVLIRPGVRRPTRPGHWAGTLVAAAPLGATALLVGLAASGARWPVVPAVALLSGLAGLLFAALTPWRPRFGAVTVPLGVVLAGPGLVGLLPTKVSTLVAVGLVVTVAAVAGVAGRTRNARLTGWLTAIGAGVTFAMAASRAAELPLRFAAFTVLGVAGAALAVGAALRGRRPVESIAVEAAGHAGALVALLLAVTDLRYAAAVCTLWGVATGVRALRPGESAGRRWSLAAVAGGSELLATWLLLAAERVAVLEAYTLPAAALALIAGWLANRTRPGRNSWLTYGPGLAAALLPGLVSILVADGQPWRRLLVGAGALVAVLVGANWRRQAAVLLGGGTLALVALHEVVGVWDRLPRWIFLALGGLVLIGLAMTYERRRRDLARLRAAVRRMT; this is encoded by the coding sequence GTGCAGCCTCCCCACCCCAGCGGCCCGCCCCCGACCGGCAGCCGGTCCGTGACCGGCGGCCCGCCCCCGACCGGCGGCCCGCCCCCGACCGGCGGCCCGCCCCCGACCGGCGGCCCGCCCCCGACCGGCGGCCCGCCCCCGACCGGCGGCCTACCCGCTTCGTCCGGCAGCCGGGTCGTCCCGACCAGCGGCCTACCCGCTTCGTCTGGCAGCTATCCGTGTCCGGTGTGTGGTGCCACCGCCAACCTGACCGCCGGCTGTCCGGGCTGCGGTCGGACCCCGGATCCCGTCGCCGCCGAGGTCATCCGGATCAATGGCGAGATCGCCGGGCTCGTCGGTCGGGTCGAGCAGGCCCGACAGGCGTACCTGACGCTGGCGGCGACGTTGCGGGACCACCAGCGGCGACGAAACGAACTGGCCGCTCGGGTGCGGGTCGCCAGCTACGTCGACCGCTCGGCCCGTACCTCGCCACCCACCTCGGCCCGTACCCCGATCCCTTCGGCTGCCCCGACCCCAGTCGCCTCGGTGACCGGGGCGACCGGGGAGACGGGCGGCGTACGACCGGAGACGTCCACCCGCACCGTGCAGAACCTGCTGTTCATTCTCGGTGGGCTGCTGCTCGGTACGGCCGCGATCGTCTTCACCGCCGTCGCCTGGGCCACCGTCGGGGTCACCGGCCGGGCAGTGATCCTGGCCGCCGTCACACTGCTGGTGCTGGCCGCCCCGCCGTTGGCGAAGCACCGGGGTCTGACCGCTACCGGGGAGACGTTCGCGGCGGTGGGGCTACTCCTGGTGCTGCTCGACGGATACGCGGCCTGGTCGGTCGACCTGTTCGGGGTGGCCGGCTGGCCGGGGCTGCGCTATCCGACGCTGGTGGCGACGCTCGGCACGGTGATCGCCGCCGGCTACGGCGCGTCCACCCGACTCGCCGCGCCCTGGTTCGCCGCGCTGCTCATGGTCCAGCCGGTGCCGGTGCTGCTGGCGGTCGACGCGCACCTGGGGGCCGCCGGGTGGTCGTTGACGCTCGCCGGGTTGGCCGCGCTGAACCTTGCCGTGGTGCGGCTGGTACGTGGCGACGCGGTGGCGCTGGCCGGACGGGTCACCGCCTGGGTCGCGTACGGCAGTGCTCTGCTCGGGGCGGCCGGCTGCGGCCTGGTCGCCCTGTTCGTCAGCGATCCGCCGATCCTGGCCGGCGGCCCGTTGCTGCTGGCGGCACTGCTGCTGGTGACCGGCGCGTTGGTCGGTCGGGGCGTTGTCTTCCCGGCGGTGGCGGTCGGCCTGCTGGTGGTCGTGCTGGCCGCAGCGGCGGTCCGCCCGGTGGTCGAGCTGCCCGGGTCGCCGTTGCTGCCGGCTGCGCTGGTCGTCATGGCGATCGCCCTGCTCGTGGCGGGCGCGGTCAGTGCCGTGCCGGCAGCAGGCGTGGCCAGTGCCGTGCCGGCAGCAGGCGTGGTCAGTGCCGTGCCGGCAGCAGGCGTGGTCAGCGCGGTGCCGGCAGCAGGCGGATCGTTGCCGGTCGGACCCGTGCCGTCAGCGAACGGATCGATGCTGGTCCGGATGGGCCTCGGGGCCCGGATCGGTGGGCTGGTCACCGTCGGGGCGCTGTGGATTCCGGTCGGGATCACGGTGCTCGTGGTGATGGCGGCCACGGTGCTGCGGTCGATGCCAATGTGGCGGGGGGACCTCGACGCTGCCGTGCCGCTCGACTGGCGGGCACCGGTGTCGGTGGGATTGGCCGTCGGGGCGTTGGCGTTGCTGCTGCCCCGGACGGCCCGGACCGCTCGGATCGGCACCGCGATCGGTGGTACGGGGCTGGTGGTGCTGGCCGTGCCGGCGGCCGGACCGGTCTGGTGGCTGGTGCCGGTCATGGACCTCACGGTCACCGTTGGCCTGCTGATGGCCACCGGCGGTGGCCGGTTCCTGCCGCGCTGCCCGGTCGCGGTGCGGGTGACGGCCGCCCTGACCGGTGCGTTGCTGACCGGACACGCGCTCCTGGTGGGCCTGGCCCGCCCGGCGAGCGCCACCGCCGTACTCGCCGGGATCCTGGTCATCGGGATCGCGGTCGCGGTCACCGCATCGGTCGACTCCGCGGTGGAGCGGGCGATCGGGGGAACCGCACTCGCGATCGGGTTGCTCGCCGGGCCAGCCGCGTTGACCGTGGGGCTCTTCGCCGCCGGAGTCGGTCCCGCAGGGCAGGCGCGGGGCGGCACCGTCGCTGTCGCACTGCTGGTGGGTGCGCTGGTCGCGGTTCGCCGGTGGCGGCCCGGCCAACTGCCGTACGCCACCGTCGCGCTCGCACTCGCCGTCCTGGTGCCGGGCCTGTCGCCGGCCGTCGAGCGGGCCGGGGAGCCACGAGCGGTGTACGTCTCGATCCTCGTCGGACTGGTGGCCGTCGGACTGGTGCTGGTCCAGCCGATCCAGCGGGCGGTGCCGTTGTTGCTCTCCGCTGGGCTGCTGTTACTGACCGGCGCCATTCTGCTGGCGCCGGCCGTCGGGGCGGTGCTCGTCGGCCCGTACGCCTGGCTGGGCGGGATCTGGTCCGGGGTGCCCAGTGGAGTGGGGCTGATGCCGATCGGTGGCCCATCCGAGGAACTGGTCCGCCGGGCGGACGCCCCGGCCGGGATCGCCCTGGCCATTCTCACCATCGCCGTGCTGATCCGCCCCGGGGTCCGCCGGCCGACCCGACCGGGTCACTGGGCGGGCACACTCGTCGCGGCGGCACCGCTCGGGGCGACGGCACTTCTGGTCGGGCTGGCGGCGTCGGGGGCCCGATGGCCGGTCGTACCGGCGGTGGCATTGCTCAGCGGCCTCGCCGGCCTGCTCTTCGCCGCGTTGACGCCGTGGCGGCCCCGGTTCGGCGCGGTGACCGTACCGCTGGGGGTGGTCCTGGCCGGGCCGGGACTGGTCGGACTGCTCCCGACGAAGGTCAGCACGCTCGTGGCGGTGGGCCTGGTCGTCACGGTCGCTGCCGTGGCCGGGGTCGCAGGCCGGACCCGCAATGCCCGGCTGACCGGCTGGCTGACCGCGATCGGTGCGGGGGTGACCTTCGCGATGGCCGCGTCCCGGGCGGCCGAACTGCCGCTGCGGTTCGCCGCCTTCACGGTGCTCGGGGTGGCCGGGGCGGCCCTCGCCGTCGGTGCCGCGTTGCGCGGCCGACGACCGGTGGAGTCGATCGCGGTCGAAGCCGCCGGTCACGCCGGTGCGCTGGTCGCCCTGTTGCTCGCCGTGACCGACCTGCGGTACGCGGCTGCGGTCTGCACCCTGTGGGGGGTCGCGACGGGGGTTCGGGCCCTGCGTCCGGGGGAGTCGGCCGGTCGTCGCTGGAGTCTCGCGGCGGTCGCGGGCGGCAGTGAACTGCTCGCCACGTGGCTGCTGCTGGCCGCCGAACGGGTGGCGGTGCTGGAGGCGTACACCCTGCCGGCGGCGGCCCTGGCGCTGATCGCCGGCTGGCTGGCCAACCGGACCCGGCCGGGGCGGAACAGTTGGTTGACGTACGGGCCGGGACTGGCCGCGGCACTGCTGCCCGGTCTGGTCTCGATCCTGGTCGCCGACGGGCAGCCCTGGCGGCGGCTACTGGTCGGTGCGGGGGCGCTCGTCGCCGTGCTGGTCGGTGCCAACTGGCGTCGGCAGGCTGCGGTGCTGCTCGGCGGCGGGACGCTCGCCCTGGTCGCCCTGCACGAGGTGGTCGGGGTCTGGGACCGGCTGCCCCGGTGGATCTTCCTGGCGCTCGGTGGTCTCGTGCTGATCGGACTGGCCATGACCTACGAGCGCCGACGGCGGGACCTGGCCCGGCTGCGCGCCGCGGTACGCCGGATGACCTGA
- a CDS encoding chitinase → MVVAVVAGLVAALGVVWGQLPAFAAGVTASFVRVSDWGSGWEGRYTITNGGSTAVSSWSLVFDLPAGTSVGSYWDALLSSSGQRFTFSNRSWNGLIAPGGSVSFGFLASGSGSPVGCLLNGQACGGGTGPTGSPTATPTASASPTVSPTTPPPTTPPPTTPPPVGGLPKHALIGYLHASFANGSGYLRMADVPAEWDIINLAFGEPTSVTSGDIRFQLCPVSECPSVETEAEFIAAIRAKQQQGKKVLISIGGQNGQVQLTTTAARDAFVRSVGAIIDRYGLDGLDIDFEGHSLSLNTGDTDFKNPTTPVIVNLISAVRTLKQRYGADFVLTMAPETFFVQLGYQYYGSGPWGGQDPRAGSYLPVIHALRNDITVLHVQDYNSGPIMGLDNQYHTMGGADFHIAMTDMLLAGFPVAGNTANVFPPLRPDQVAFGTPASTSAGNGYVAPPGVQAAVNCLVRGASCGGYAPRSGTSPGFRGLMTWSINWDRYYGWEFKNNHEPFLNALP, encoded by the coding sequence TTGGTGGTGGCGGTGGTGGCGGGGTTGGTGGCGGCGTTGGGGGTGGTGTGGGGGCAGTTGCCGGCGTTCGCGGCGGGTGTGACGGCGTCGTTTGTGAGGGTGTCGGATTGGGGTTCGGGTTGGGAGGGTCGGTACACGATCACGAATGGTGGGTCTACGGCGGTGTCGTCGTGGTCGTTGGTGTTTGATCTTCCGGCGGGTACGTCGGTGGGTTCGTATTGGGATGCGTTGTTGTCGTCGTCGGGGCAGCGGTTCACGTTTTCGAATCGGTCGTGGAATGGGTTGATCGCGCCGGGTGGGTCGGTGTCGTTCGGGTTTCTGGCGTCGGGGTCGGGTTCGCCGGTGGGTTGTTTGTTGAACGGGCAGGCGTGTGGTGGTGGTACGGGCCCGACGGGATCTCCGACGGCGACGCCGACGGCTTCGGCCTCACCGACGGTGTCCCCGACCACGCCACCGCCCACGACCCCTCCACCCACCACCCCGCCGCCGGTTGGCGGCCTGCCGAAGCACGCGCTGATCGGTTACCTGCACGCCAGCTTCGCCAACGGGTCGGGCTATCTGCGGATGGCCGACGTGCCGGCCGAGTGGGACATCATCAACCTCGCCTTCGGCGAGCCGACCTCGGTGACCTCCGGTGACATCCGGTTCCAGCTCTGCCCGGTCAGCGAGTGTCCGAGCGTGGAGACAGAAGCCGAGTTCATCGCCGCGATCCGGGCCAAACAGCAGCAGGGCAAGAAGGTGCTCATCTCGATCGGCGGGCAGAACGGCCAGGTCCAACTGACCACCACCGCCGCCCGGGACGCTTTCGTCCGGTCGGTCGGCGCCATCATCGACCGCTACGGACTGGACGGCCTCGACATCGACTTCGAGGGCCACTCGCTGTCGCTGAACACCGGCGACACCGACTTCAAGAACCCCACCACTCCGGTGATCGTCAACCTGATCTCCGCAGTCCGCACGCTCAAGCAGCGGTACGGCGCGGACTTCGTACTCACCATGGCACCGGAGACCTTCTTCGTGCAGCTCGGCTACCAGTACTACGGCTCCGGCCCGTGGGGCGGACAGGACCCGCGCGCCGGGTCGTACCTGCCGGTCATCCATGCGCTGCGCAACGACATCACCGTGCTGCACGTGCAGGACTACAACTCCGGCCCGATCATGGGGCTGGACAACCAGTACCACACGATGGGCGGGGCCGACTTCCACATCGCGATGACCGACATGCTGCTCGCCGGCTTCCCGGTCGCCGGTAACACCGCCAACGTGTTCCCGCCGCTGCGCCCCGACCAGGTCGCCTTCGGCACGCCTGCGTCGACCAGCGCGGGCAACGGGTACGTCGCACCCCCGGGTGTGCAGGCGGCGGTCAACTGCCTGGTCCGGGGTGCGAGTTGCGGCGGCTACGCGCCGCGCAGCGGCACCAGCCCCGGCTTCCGAGGACTGATGACCTGGTCGATCAACTGGGACCGGTACTACGGCTGGGAGTTCAAGAACAACCACGAACCGTTCCTCAACGCGCTGCCGTGA
- a CDS encoding TetR/AcrR family transcriptional regulator encodes MGNREDLLAGAKQCLREKGYDRTSVRDIASAAGVSMAAIGYHYGSREALLNQALFDILDEHGDAMGRVLVPEGGDQEEAAQHFERMWNGLIDQFREQPSLWLASVELFMQAQRQPELRAQLAEGTRQGRRGMAAILESVPEGDVSEESARTLGRVQVALMSGMMIQCLSDPDNPPTAAEVLAGLRALAKLLN; translated from the coding sequence ATGGGTAACCGTGAAGATCTGCTGGCCGGCGCGAAGCAATGCCTCCGTGAGAAGGGCTACGACCGGACCAGCGTGCGAGACATCGCCTCCGCCGCCGGGGTGAGCATGGCGGCCATTGGCTACCACTACGGGTCGCGGGAAGCGCTGCTCAACCAAGCCTTGTTCGACATCCTCGACGAACATGGCGACGCGATGGGGCGGGTGCTCGTGCCCGAGGGGGGTGACCAGGAGGAGGCGGCACAGCACTTCGAACGCATGTGGAACGGCCTGATCGATCAGTTCCGGGAGCAGCCCAGCCTTTGGCTCGCTTCCGTTGAGTTGTTCATGCAGGCGCAGCGGCAGCCGGAGCTGCGTGCGCAACTCGCCGAGGGCACCCGGCAGGGCCGGCGGGGTATGGCCGCCATCCTGGAGAGCGTGCCGGAGGGTGACGTGTCGGAGGAGTCGGCCCGCACCCTCGGCAGGGTTCAGGTCGCGTTGATGAGCGGCATGATGATCCAGTGTCTCAGCGACCCGGACAATCCACCCACCGCCGCCGAGGTGTTGGCCGGGTTGCGGGCGCTGGCAAAGCTCCTGAACTGA